AAGCAAGATGGTATTATTACCTGGGGATCCAAAAAGAGTAGATAAGGTTATGAGTTTTTTAGATGATGCAAAGATTATAGCAAATAATAGAGAGTTTAAAAGTGCAATTGGAAAATATAAAGGAATGGATATAACTGTAACTTCAACAGGTATAGGTGGAGCATCAGCGTGTATTGCTATGGAAGAACTTATAAGCTGTGGAGCTGAGTACTTTGTTAGAATAGGAAGTGCAGGCGCTGCTCAAGAAAATATAAAAATAGGTGATCTTATAATATCAATGGCATCTGTTAGAGAAGATGGAGCATCTAGTATGTATATAGATAAAAGCTACCCAGCGGTAGCAAATTATGAAATATTAGAGGCTTTAAAGAAAAAAGCAGAAGAGCTTAAGTATGATTATCATGTAGGAATAACTAGAAGCCACGATTCTTTTTATATAGATAACGAAATGGAATTAATGGAGTATTGGAATAAAAAGAATGTATTAGGCTCTGATATGGAAACAGCAACACTTTATGCAGTAGGAGCTTTAAGAGGTGTTAAGGTTGGTTCTATACTCAATAATGTTGTACTCTATAATAGTGATGTTAAAGATGGAGTTAATGAATATGTAAATGAACAGGACTTAGCTCAAAGAGGCGAGGAAAGAGAGATTATTTTAGCTCTTGAAGCTTTATATGAAATACAAAAAAAGATTTAGCTGATTAGCTAAATCTATTTTTTGTAATAAAATACAAAAAATAGCAAAAAATATGAAAAATCTAGTATAATATATAATTGAATATTGCGATTATTATAATTGATTTGTTTTTAGAGATTCTCTAACGATGCTTATAGATGAAATAGAAGAAAAATTTTATAACTAAGGAATAATATAAAGGGGGAGTATAAATTGAAAAAAAAATTATTCAAATGTTTAAGTATAGCTTTAGTATTAGTTACGTTCTTGGTTGGATGTGGATCAGTAACACCTCAAGAAAGTAATGAAGATGCACTAAAGGTTGGCTTAGTAGTTGCGGGTAGTCTTGGGGATAGATCCTTTTACGATTCAAGCAATGAAGGATTAAACATGGCAATAGAAAAATTAGGAATAATAGGTAAGGTGTTAGAATGTAAAAAGGATATATCGGTATATAAGGATCAATTAATTCAAGCATCAAATATAAGTGATGTAGTAGTTGTTATGGGGTTTGAGTTTTATGATGTAATACAAGAGGTTGCAAAAGAATTCCCAAATAAGAAATATATATATATAGACGATATAATAAAAGGCGTAGACAATATAGCTTGTATCGACTATAAAGAAAATGAAGGGTCTTTCTTAGCAGGAGCTTTAGCTGCTATGAAAACTGAGACTGGAAAAATTGGAATGGTAGGAGGTAAGGATGTACCTGTTATAAGAAACTTCCAAATAGGATATGAAGCTGGAGCTAAATATATAAATAGTGACATTAAAGTTGAAACGATATTTGCTGGAAATTTCAAAGAGCCTCAAAAAGGTAAAGAATGTGCACTTACTCTTTATTCTAAGGGAGTTGATATAATATTCCAAGCTGCTGGGAAAACAGGAAAAGGTGTGCTTGAAGCTGCTAAGGATGCAAATAAGCTTGCAATAGGTGTAGACGTAGACCAGAGATATATAAGTCCCCATAATATAGTGGCTAGTATGGTTAAAGCTGTAGACTTATCTATATTTGAATCTTTAGAAAAAATTCAAAACAATGGATTTGAAGCTGGCAAGGTATACGAGTATGGAATTAAAGAAAATGGAGTATATATGTCTTATGGATCAGATGATATGACTAAACTAGTAGACGATGAAACTAAGGCTAAGATAGATGATTTAAGTAAGAAGATTATATCTGGAGAAATAGAAGTACCAGAAGTTAAATAATTGAAACGCTTTAAAAATGAAAAGAAGAGGTGTTAAAGTTAGTTATATACTTAATAACG
The window above is part of the Tepidibacter aestuarii genome. Proteins encoded here:
- a CDS encoding nucleoside phosphorylase — translated: MIQPHIQCEKVSKMVLLPGDPKRVDKVMSFLDDAKIIANNREFKSAIGKYKGMDITVTSTGIGGASACIAMEELISCGAEYFVRIGSAGAAQENIKIGDLIISMASVREDGASSMYIDKSYPAVANYEILEALKKKAEELKYDYHVGITRSHDSFYIDNEMELMEYWNKKNVLGSDMETATLYAVGALRGVKVGSILNNVVLYNSDVKDGVNEYVNEQDLAQRGEEREIILALEALYEIQKKI
- a CDS encoding BMP family lipoprotein; its protein translation is MKKKLFKCLSIALVLVTFLVGCGSVTPQESNEDALKVGLVVAGSLGDRSFYDSSNEGLNMAIEKLGIIGKVLECKKDISVYKDQLIQASNISDVVVVMGFEFYDVIQEVAKEFPNKKYIYIDDIIKGVDNIACIDYKENEGSFLAGALAAMKTETGKIGMVGGKDVPVIRNFQIGYEAGAKYINSDIKVETIFAGNFKEPQKGKECALTLYSKGVDIIFQAAGKTGKGVLEAAKDANKLAIGVDVDQRYISPHNIVASMVKAVDLSIFESLEKIQNNGFEAGKVYEYGIKENGVYMSYGSDDMTKLVDDETKAKIDDLSKKIISGEIEVPEVK